In Camelus dromedarius isolate mCamDro1 chromosome 28, mCamDro1.pat, whole genome shotgun sequence, a genomic segment contains:
- the C28H18orf54 gene encoding lung adenoma susceptibility protein 2 isoform X2 yields the protein MLLQAFENVDDKKNSLSLPYREQTINDMDSISLTTDELLKLPADGSFSFTYVGSRHRSSKKNKKRIGRLSSSVTEKNQNFQESSALMGKDNIVTPVVYTNINGKQCGRLKNPKLVNKAHKCISVPSLSFSKKSSFRDSSEHNLEKNYPRWLTSQKSDLDVSGITSIPDFKYPVWLYNQDLLPDTNGQRIYKILKEDQCSPRHSYQAQRTSRLMNKLDGFEYSFEPSNISNSLSDDKGLVNEYKCDSKHSQCQCENPLLPGSKKPFSGDRIELLILKAKRNLEDCTEELPKSMKKDDSPCSLDKLEAERSWENIPVTFKSPVPVNADDNPQQTSRAKYPKEFLEDFLNNDNQSCTLSGGKHHGPVEALKQMLFNLQAVQESFNQNKITESKGEVKQVSEDDFSKLQLKESMVPITKSLQKALHHLSRLRDLVDDTSGRQSPKM from the exons ATGTTATTGCAAG CTTTTGAAAATGTTGATGACAAAAAAAACTCCTTGTCCTTACCCTATAGAGAACAGACTATTAATGACATGGACTCCATTAGCCTAACAACTGATGAACTATTAAAACTCCCAGCAGATGGAtcattttctttcacttatgTTGGATCACGTCACCGAAGTAGCAAGAAAAACAAGAAACGCATTGGAAGACTGAGTTCATCTGTCACTGAAAAGAATCAAAATTTTCAAGAATCCTCTGCTCTCATGGGCAAGGATAACATAGTTACTCCAGTtgtatacacaaatataaatgGAAAGCAATGTGGTAGgctaaaaaacccaaaacttgtGAATAAGGCTCATAAATGCATTTCTGTACCATCTTTATCTTTTTCCAAGAAATCATCTTTTAGGGACAGTTCAGAACACAATCTTGAAAAGAATTACCCAAGGTGGCTCACAAGCCAGAAATCTGACCTTGATGTTTCAGGGATAACTAGTATACCTGATTTCAAATACCCAGTCTGGCTCTACAATCAAGACTTGCTACCTGATACAAATGGTCAAAggatttataaaatacttaaagaaGATCAGTGTTCCCCTAGACATAGTTACCAGGCACAAAGAACTTCTCGGCTAATGAATAAATTAGATGGTTTTGAATATTCTTTTGAACCCTCAAACATTTCAAATTCCTTGAGTGATGATAAAGGATTAGTTAATGAATATAAATGTGATTCAAAACATAGCCAATGCCAGTGTGAGAATCCACTTCTCCCAGGATCCAAAAAGCCATTCAGTg GTGACAGAATTGAATTGCTTATCCTGAAGGCCAAGAGAAATCTAGAGGATTGTACTGAAGAATTACCGAAGTCTATGAAAAAGGATGACAGTCCTTGTTCATTAGATAAACTTGAAGCAGAAAGATCATGGGAAAATATTCCTGTTACTTT CAAATCTCCTGTTCCTGTTAACGCTGATGATAATCCTCAACAAACTTCAAGGGCAAAATATCCTAAAGAGTTCCTTGAAGACTTTTTAAACAATGATAATCAG agCTGTACCCTTTCTGGGGGGAAACATCATGGTCCTGTTGAAGCTCTGAAACAAATGTTATTTAATCTTCAAGCAGTGCAAGAAAGTTTTAATCAGAATAAAATCACAGAATCAAAAGGAGAAGTTAAACAA GTATCAGAAGATGATTTCTCTAAATTACAATTGAAGGAAAGTATGGTTCCGATTACTAAGTCACTTCAAAA GGCTTTGCACCATTTATCTCGCCTGAGAGACCTGGTTGATGATACCAGTGGGAGACAGTCACCGAAAAtgtga
- the C28H18orf54 gene encoding lung adenoma susceptibility protein 2 isoform X3 translates to MDSISLTTDELLKLPADGSFSFTYVGSRHRSSKKNKKRIGRLSSSVTEKNQNFQESSALMGKDNIVTPVVYTNINGKQCGRLKNPKLVNKAHKCISVPSLSFSKKSSFRDSSEHNLEKNYPRWLTSQKSDLDVSGITSIPDFKYPVWLYNQDLLPDTNGQRIYKILKEDQCSPRHSYQAQRTSRLMNKLDGFEYSFEPSNISNSLSDDKGLVNEYKCDSKHSQCQCENPLLPGSKKPFSGDRIELLILKAKRNLEDCTEELPKSMKKDDSPCSLDKLEAERSWENIPVTFKSPVPVNADDNPQQTSRAKYPKEFLEDFLNNDNQSCTLSGGKHHGPVEALKQMLFNLQAVQESFNQNKITESKGEVKQVSEDDFSKLQLKESMVPITKSLQKALHHLSRLRDLVDDTSGRQSPKM, encoded by the exons ATGGACTCCATTAGCCTAACAACTGATGAACTATTAAAACTCCCAGCAGATGGAtcattttctttcacttatgTTGGATCACGTCACCGAAGTAGCAAGAAAAACAAGAAACGCATTGGAAGACTGAGTTCATCTGTCACTGAAAAGAATCAAAATTTTCAAGAATCCTCTGCTCTCATGGGCAAGGATAACATAGTTACTCCAGTtgtatacacaaatataaatgGAAAGCAATGTGGTAGgctaaaaaacccaaaacttgtGAATAAGGCTCATAAATGCATTTCTGTACCATCTTTATCTTTTTCCAAGAAATCATCTTTTAGGGACAGTTCAGAACACAATCTTGAAAAGAATTACCCAAGGTGGCTCACAAGCCAGAAATCTGACCTTGATGTTTCAGGGATAACTAGTATACCTGATTTCAAATACCCAGTCTGGCTCTACAATCAAGACTTGCTACCTGATACAAATGGTCAAAggatttataaaatacttaaagaaGATCAGTGTTCCCCTAGACATAGTTACCAGGCACAAAGAACTTCTCGGCTAATGAATAAATTAGATGGTTTTGAATATTCTTTTGAACCCTCAAACATTTCAAATTCCTTGAGTGATGATAAAGGATTAGTTAATGAATATAAATGTGATTCAAAACATAGCCAATGCCAGTGTGAGAATCCACTTCTCCCAGGATCCAAAAAGCCATTCAGTg GTGACAGAATTGAATTGCTTATCCTGAAGGCCAAGAGAAATCTAGAGGATTGTACTGAAGAATTACCGAAGTCTATGAAAAAGGATGACAGTCCTTGTTCATTAGATAAACTTGAAGCAGAAAGATCATGGGAAAATATTCCTGTTACTTT CAAATCTCCTGTTCCTGTTAACGCTGATGATAATCCTCAACAAACTTCAAGGGCAAAATATCCTAAAGAGTTCCTTGAAGACTTTTTAAACAATGATAATCAG agCTGTACCCTTTCTGGGGGGAAACATCATGGTCCTGTTGAAGCTCTGAAACAAATGTTATTTAATCTTCAAGCAGTGCAAGAAAGTTTTAATCAGAATAAAATCACAGAATCAAAAGGAGAAGTTAAACAA GTATCAGAAGATGATTTCTCTAAATTACAATTGAAGGAAAGTATGGTTCCGATTACTAAGTCACTTCAAAA GGCTTTGCACCATTTATCTCGCCTGAGAGACCTGGTTGATGATACCAGTGGGAGACAGTCACCGAAAAtgtga